The DNA window TGCCGGAGCGATCCACAACCAGCACCCCGACCGGCATCGCTTCGAGTAATGGCCGATCGCGCTGAAACCGGTCGTACGTCGCGCTCACGACCCGCAGAAGCGAGGCGATGGTCTCGGGGGTCGCACCGGATCCGCCGTTTTACTAAACGACGTGCCCCTAAACATTTGGCTCGCCCGCTCCTCCGGGCGTTGCATCCGAGGCATCGTTCGGGCGGCGGTTTACAGCACCGCCGGCGTGCACTATCTTGCGTGCAATCGACGCGCCCTCTCAACGGCCACTCTGACCAACAACTGTGGAACCACCCAAACCATCCAAGAACACCCCGGCCGGCAAGGACGGGGACGCCCTTTCCGATCAGACGAAGAAACAGATCGACGGGCTTCGAGCGGCGGCGGGGCAGCCGCCCGTACCAGAGGGCAACGAGGACGACGGAGAGGAAGAGGAGGTACGACGGCCCCGAGGAGGCTTTTTCTTCAGAGCGCGCCGTAATGCCCCGTTAGAGGATGAGCCGGTCGACCAGTTCTGGTACAAGGATCCAAACATCCAGATTAAAATCCCCAAGCCGGACGCCGAGCTCGAAATCCTGGACGATGCCCTCCAGATGAGTCGCGAGCAACTCGAGACGCTGAAGCGCTCCTATTGCCGCTCGAAGCAGCGCCGCTATCAGGAGATCAGCGACGCCTATTACCATGAGATCAAACGCATCGTGAATGCGATCGAGGCGTTAAAAGACGTGCTCGCCTCGCGTGGGGAGGAGTACCGGGTGTACTTCACCGACCGTGAGCATCCGAACATCGCGTGTAAACGCATCATTCTCGAC is part of the Rhodothermales bacterium genome and encodes:
- a CDS encoding CFI-box-CTERM domain-containing protein, whose product is MEPPKPSKNTPAGKDGDALSDQTKKQIDGLRAAAGQPPVPEGNEDDGEEEEVRRPRGGFFFRARRNAPLEDEPVDQFWYKDPNIQIKIPKPDAELEILDDALQMSREQLETLKRSYCRSKQRRYQEISDAYYHEIKRIVNAIEALKDVLASRGEEYRVYFTDREHPNIACKRIILDCFVASVVYGFDAEETDRLRHFRDTRLTTTGWGRRFIAWYYRSLGPRGAALLRRHPTLRRLARSALDLIVRRLPAPPCTHC